A segment of the Hemicordylus capensis ecotype Gifberg chromosome 6, rHemCap1.1.pri, whole genome shotgun sequence genome:
TCACAAGCCGCAATGGCAGAGTTTAAAGTGCTGCGGAAGGAGCAAGCACACCTGTCACCTAGGTGGctcactgctagggatgtgcacgaaatggcaGACGGCTGGTTCGGTGATGGTGGGtaacctttaaggagcagggagggtgcttgtacctcccccccccgccatgtttccctgCCGGCGCTGTGCTCAAAATCACTGGTGCAGTGAGGCAgcgtaccctcttgccgccctggtcagtgtcagaccggaagtggccggtgcacgTGCAAAAAGGACCTctaaaccagttcgtgcacatccctattcagtgaATGGTATGGGAGCCATTTTCTTTAGATTTCCTTGCAGCATCATTGCTTAGGGttcttccaaagagctgcttttgttttcttctttttcaaagCCTTTCCGAAGATAATCCACACAATCTACATAATTAAATCTAGGATAACTCAAAAGTTCACAATTCCACAAGCACACTAACATCCTCACCTTCCAACAATTTTTCTGAATGAACACACCCGGATCCCAAAACAAAAATCCTGTGTGGGCATGCCCTTGGAAAGCTTCTGAAAAAGCAGCCCTCATGTATTCTGTGATTCTATGCTAGCACCACGCAAGTATGAAATTTGGCTCTGGATTCAGAATTCAGCAGCTGCATGGGAACTTCagttttgattattttttaaaaggcaattttcTAGTGATTAAGATTGCTAGGAGAAGCTTAAACATGTGGAATTGCCTGGTGAACTCTCAAAAGTTACAGAGGGCTCAGAAAGATTGTCAAATGATCAGAGGGTAGGCCTTTAGTGACCTGCCTAACTCACCCTCTCTAAAATAAGTAAAGGAATAAATGGTGCAAAAGAAAAGATCTATAGCTGCAAATCCCAGCTTTTCTTGGCACAGAACTTCAGGTTATCTTGGTGTAggttggtttttttatttttaaagtgtaatCTTGTTTAGAAGCCTGATACTTACTCTATGCAATGATGGTTAGAGAAACAGGTACCTAGGTACTAGAGTTCTAGAAACCCAGGTACTAGAGCCAGTTCTAGAGCCCCAGGTACTAGAGTTCTAGAAACAGGTACTAGAGTTCTAATACCCAAAACTCACCTGAGTACAGCCAGCTTGCTAAAACAAGGTAACAGTTGTTTTATTCCGTAATCATTGATATTGTTGTTGTCCAGGTCAAGAGCCAGGCGCTTCTGGAAGTGATGCATGACAAAGGAAATAGCACTGCAGTCAGCAGAATAGGCATTGCAATAGGTCAGTTTGATATAGTTTGCCCGCATGCCCTTGGCAACTCCCTTGCCTACTTTCTCACTCTGTGTCTCGTAGATGCACCGCAGCATCCAAACAAAATTGGGCATGACCTGAATCTGCTTGTATTCCTTAAGCCTTGCCCGACTGAGGCCCTTTAGGTGGGACTTCATGCTTTCAAAGAAATAGGtaaggagcaccttccttttcttcttaaTGGATGCTGGCGACACCAAATGCCTCAGAAGTTTCTGCCTTGCCTTGGAAAGCAAGCCGCAAAGGAAGAGGTTGGTGAAATGAAAGTGCTCATTATTCCGGAAAGGATCGTCTCCTGTCGGATGGTGATTTTTCAACCAGGTGATTGGTAAGCAACTAGACAGAGTGGTGTCTGGGGTAGAACATTCAGCAAAAAACTTTAGCAACTCCTTTGCTCCCACTTTCTCTTCAGTAACCAGGAAAAAAGCTGTGAAAAAAGATTGCAAGGTCATGTGCAGAAATTCGTAGGAAGACTGGTCTCCACAGCCTCCATAGTTAGGAACTGCCCTGAGGAAACCTAAGAGCAAATCCTGCTCAGAGAGGCTGGCAGTGATTTCATCTTGCTCAAAGACAAAGAGAGACTTCTCCATCCCCATATGTGCTATTTTACTCAGTGCAAACAAAGTCTCCTTTTTGGACCTGTATGTCTCCACTTGACTCCTgttgttcttcttcagcaagTTTGTCTTTTGAGTTCGGTTCAAGTGGACCTCAGTCATGAGCAAGAAAATATCTGTTAAGGTAACAGTGTAGTCTGGGAACTCATGGCTGTCAAGTGCAGTGTGAAAATGGTCATAGCATTTGAAGATAATCCAGCAAAATAAAGGCACTGAGCATAAACTGGACAGATTTGGGTTGGCTTCCAGCTGGTTTAGAACCAAGGTTCGACACACAGTATCTTTGAAGAACATTTTGGTATACTCTTGCAGGTTAGTACTGGAAAAGCCACGGAGATAAACCTTCTTTCTGACAATGTTTCTATGGACTTCTGTCCCTGTCCTTGCCGTCAGGACTTTCCGAGATCCCTTCAGAAGTTTCCCGCTGAGAAGGCCTACTAGTAGAGCAAGTGGATGCATGGATTCATTGGGCAAGCAGATCTCTGGAACACTGTTGAGATCAAAGTCAGAGTGTATCTCATCAAAGCCATCAAATGTAAATAGGACAGTGTGAGGGAACTTCAGGATGAAATCAAAGATCTCCTCTGGGTCCTGGTCTGGGAAACAGTTGTATTTGAACAGGAGGTCTTTCAAACATATGGTATCATTCTGGTTAAAACAACTGAACATTCGGCATcggaaatggaaaaaaaatttggCCCCTACATTGAATTCATCCTTGGACCACAGATTTTGCATCTTTTGCAACAACATGGATTTTCCAATTCCTGCATCACCGACAACGTAGACTGTCTCTCCATCTTCATTAATTAGACCAACATTGTCATCAAAGAGGTCTTCCAAGCCATTCACGTTACCGAGTTTCTCATTGGTGTGATTAATCAACTCCATTATGTTGGCAGAATAAGTTTCTTCAAGCAACATGTCCTCCTTTTGGGCATATGACATGATGAACTTTGTATCTCGGCCCAATTCATCTTTAAGCTTCTGATGATATCTACTAACTGAAGATGAAATTGGGTATTATTACGATAAATTCTTAATACATAATACCTCTCACGTACATCTCATTCATACAATTCAAACATGAATTCTTAATTCAAACATATCAAGACAATAATCTTTTGGACTCTATGATAGCCAATCATGAATTTTGAGATAGTGGTGGGTGCTTTCAATTTGATCATATCTTATTATTTTCATGTGTATATCATATATTTGGTGAGTTTTTATCATTTAATAGAATTACACTTTGGGTTTGCAAATTATCTTTTCCATACTTCAGCTCTCgaaacctttctttcttttttatttattagtgAACCTGTTTTGGATAATTACTGGGTGTTATTTTTCATCCACTATTCTTCCTTTCAGTTTTGTTTA
Coding sequences within it:
- the NOD1 gene encoding nucleotide-binding oligomerization domain-containing protein 1 isoform X1; this encodes MEGQPAANAEIIQQASSRASPPSFVNLLKVHRELLVCSIRNTQCLIDNLIKNEYFSTEDAEIAAQYPTQADKVRKILDLVQSKGEEVAEYCIYVLQQVADAYYELHPWLEEIGFHPSEDICNKPVENTDPVSRYHQKLKDELGRDTKFIMSYAQKEDMLLEETYSANIMELINHTNEKLGNVNGLEDLFDDNVGLINEDGETVYVVGDAGIGKSMLLQKMQNLWSKDEFNVGAKFFFHFRCRMFSCFNQNDTICLKDLLFKYNCFPDQDPEEIFDFILKFPHTVLFTFDGFDEIHSDFDLNSVPEICLPNESMHPLALLVGLLSGKLLKGSRKVLTARTGTEVHRNIVRKKVYLRGFSSTNLQEYTKMFFKDTVCRTLVLNQLEANPNLSSLCSVPLFCWIIFKCYDHFHTALDSHEFPDYTVTLTDIFLLMTEVHLNRTQKTNLLKKNNRSQVETYRSKKETLFALSKIAHMGMEKSLFVFEQDEITASLSEQDLLLGFLRAVPNYGGCGDQSSYEFLHMTLQSFFTAFFLVTEEKVGAKELLKFFAECSTPDTTLSSCLPITWLKNHHPTGDDPFRNNEHFHFTNLFLCGLLSKARQKLLRHLVSPASIKKKRKVLLTYFFESMKSHLKGLSRARLKEYKQIQVMPNFVWMLRCIYETQSEKVGKGVAKGMRANYIKLTYCNAYSADCSAISFVMHHFQKRLALDLDNNNINDYGIKQLLPCFSKLAVLRVSVNQITDQAVRVLYEELSKYKIVTYLGLYNNQITDVGAKYVARLIEECPSLIYVKIGANKITTEGGKSLAYAIKRSTTMYEIGMWGNKVGDEGAKAFAEALWDHPTITNVSLAFNDITTEGGKYIAEAMKHNNTVNIFWLTKNDLDDEAAECFAEMVKVNKRLGHLWLIQNQITARGAQCLADALQDNTAIKEICLNGNRISQEEAKAFENEKRIICF
- the NOD1 gene encoding nucleotide-binding oligomerization domain-containing protein 1 isoform X2, translated to MEGQPAANAEIIQQASSRASPPSFVNLLKVHRELLVCSIRNTQCLIDNLIKNEYFSTEDAEIAAQYPTQADKVRKILDLVQSKGEEVAEYCIYVLQQVADAYYELHPWLEEIGFHPSEDICNKPVENTDPVSRYHQKLKDELGRDTKFIMSYAQKEDMLLEETYSANIMELINHTNEKLGNVNGLEDLFDDNVGLINEDGETVYVVGDAGIGKSMLLQKMQNLWSKDEFNVGAKFFFHFRCRMFSCFNQNDTICLKDLLFKYNCFPDQDPEEIFDFILKFPHTVLFTFDGFDEIHSDFDLNSVPEICLPNESMHPLALLVGLLSGKLLKGSRKVLTARTGTEVHRNIVRKKVYLRGFSSTNLQEYTKMFFKDTVCRTLVLNQLEANPNLSSLCSVPLFCWIIFKCYDHFHTALDSHEFPDYTVTLTDIFLLMTEVHLNRTQKTNLLKKNNRSQVETYRSKKETLFALSKIAHMGMEKSLFVFEQDEITASLSEQDLLLGFLRAVPNYGGCGDQSSYEFLHMTLQSFFTAFFLVTEEKVGAKELLKFFAECSTPDTTLSSCLPITWLKNHHPTGDDPFRNNEHFHFTNLFLCGLLSKARQKLLRHLVSPASIKKKRKVLLTYFFESMKSHLKGLSRARLKEYKQIQVMPNFVWMLRCIYETQSEKVGKGVAKGMRANYIKLTYCNAYSADCSAISFVMHHFQKRLALDLDNNNINDYGIKQLLPCFSKLAVLRVSVNQITDQAVRVLYEELSKYKIVTYLGIGANKITTEGGKSLAYAIKRSTTMYEIGMWGNKVGDEGAKAFAEALWDHPTITNVSLAFNDITTEGGKYIAEAMKHNNTVNIFWLTKNDLDDEAAECFAEMVKVNKRLGHLWLIQNQITARGAQCLADALQDNTAIKEICLNGNRISQEEAKAFENEKRIICF